In Vibrio lentus, the genomic stretch ACTTTGAAGTGTCTGGCGACAATCTTGATTCTGAGCTGGTTGCTAAAGTATGTGCTGACTCGTTAGAGAAATACTGTTCAGTATGCCTAATGCTAGGCGCTGGCGTAGAAATGACCCACAGCTGGGAAATCGTTTAGTCTTCTTATTGTATACCTTGTGTCGGTAGGCTAATTTTTACGGCTTACGGCTTACGGCTTACGGCTTACGGCTTACGGCTTACGGCTTACGGCTTACGGCTTACGGTGTATGGGTAGAGCCAGATAAAGAAAAGGGCGGAGCACTTTAAAGTGTTCCGCCCTTTATTATTCAAGCTAGAGTTGACTGCTATTATTCAGCCGTTTCTACAATAACCTCTTCCATTTTCGCTTCTTCTTGGTATTCGAAACTTGGGATTGTTGCGTCAACACGACGGTTCTGCGCACGACCTTCAGCAGTATCGTTTGTTGCTACTGGGTTTTCTTCACCTTCACCTGTAGCCGTAATACGGCCTGCTTCAATACCTTGCTCTTCAATGTATGCTGCTACAGCGGCAGCACGTTTCTTAGAGATCATCATGTTGTACTCAGCAGCGCCTGTTGAATCGGTGTGACCAACAACATTAACTGATGATTGAGGGTAAGTTTGAAGCACTTCTACTAATGGTGTTAGTGCAGTTTTACCTTCTGTAGACAAGTCAGTACTGTTTGTCTCAAACATACCTTGAGAGAAGCTTTCAGTTTGCGCTTTAATTACAACAGTCTCTTCTTCAACCACAACGGCTTCAGGTTCTGCAATTGGTTCAGATGGAGCCTGTGTTACGGCTGCCGCAGAAGCTACTGTTGCGGCGGACGCTGTCGTGTTACCTGTACCGAAATTGTAGCTTAGACCAACGGTAACAAGGTTGGAGTTAAGGTCTTGGATAATCTTATCGTCAAAATCATCGAAGTATTGATATTCAACTCGAAGAGCCCAGTCGTCGGATAGCTGTTTCTCAGCACCGATACCTAGTGCTAATACAACGTCGTCTTCGTCATCGTGCATGATGTAAGCAGGACCTGCTTTAAAGAAGATATCAAACTCTTGTTTAATCGCTAGTCGATACATTGGGCTTAAAGAAATGGCTACGATCGAATCACTGTATGCTTTGGGCGTTCCGTTGTTGTTAAAGCTGGTATCATAATCACCTAAGTAATCTGCATTCAATTCAAGAGCAATGTTATCGGTAAAGTTGTAACCACCGTAAATACCACCCGCAACAGAATCATCTTCACACTTTTCACCGCTTACACAAGCGCTATCTAGCCAACCCATGCCAACTTTAGCACCAACATACGTGGTTGAAGCAATTGAGGGAGCAGCAGCGAAACCTGAAGCAGCTATCACAGCACACATGATTTTTGACAGTTTTTTCATAATCTTATCCTTGGATTAACTCTTATTGTTATCTGAATGAGCCTTTAAAGCGACGACTTACTGATTGGGACACTGCAACAGTAAATCGTTCCAGGCGTCGATTCAGGTCGAACCTATCTTGGAACTGTTGTTATATTGTTAGTTTAGTTGCGTATTGCAGTCAATGAAATTGTTAAAAATTATATATTTAAGGTGCTATTTACAGAGGTTTTTGTCAATTAATTGTTGTCTCAAATATTGGAAACGAAGAAACCTCGTATCATTTTTAGGCGATACGAGGTTTCATTTTCATTTGTACGGATTATTGGACTATAGACCTTGATTTGCGGATGTTACAGGAGTTATGGACGCTCACCTTCAAGTAAACGCTTTTCGATATCTGCAATCACTCTAGGTAAGTCGGCAATAGTATCGATCAGGTAATGCGGGTTTGATTTGTTTAGCTTCACGCTTGCTTTTTCTCGCGCAGTTGCAAGTGTCGCTTCGTCAGCATCCACATATTCTTGGTAGGTTAAGCCTGCTTCGTTGCCTGATAGTACAAGTCCTACTGTCCACATGCCTGCGTTGTGGCCTTCATCGATACCCGGTGCAGCGTCATCCACTTTCACACACGCAGCGACGTTCGTCACACCTAGGTCAATGACGTTTTTAAGTGCCATGAATGGAGCAGGGCGACCGCCTTGCGGTAAGTCATCCGTTGCTACTACGTTGTCAGGAAGATAACCGTAATCTGCTGCAGCTGGGATCAGTACATCCATTACTTCACGTGGGTAACCAGAACAAGAGCCTATTTTTATGTTCTTTTCTTTTAGGTTATTTACCACTTCAATAGCGTTTAAAATTGGAGCTGCGTGGTCGGCTACTTTTGCTTTCTGAAGAGGCATGAATGCCGCGTAGATCGCATCAACGTCTTCACTGGTCATCGAGCGTCCGAATTGAGCATTCCAACGAGCGTCAACAGCTGGAATTCGACCCACCGCTTGGATGTGGTCCCATTTGCCGATACCCATAGGTTCACGCGCTTCTGCTAAGTCGATATCAAAGTCGAAACCTTGTCTGAATGCTTCAACGAAAATGCTGGTTGGAGCAAACGATCCAAAATCAACGATAGTGCCAGCCCAGTCAAAGATAACCGCTTGGATAGGTGATGTTGTGTTCATAATAATGTCCTATTTTTGTGTCACTCCCAGTTCAAAGTACTGGGAGAGCAAATGATTGTTTTAGGTTATTGGTTAGATGATGGTTTAAAGGTACTCAAAGTCTTTACAGACTTTTGCTATCGCTTTTTCGAAGACAGACAGAGCGACTTCTAGTTCGCTGCGGCTGATGATCAATGGTGGGCTCAACTGAATCACGTTACCTTGTGACACCTTAAAGCTCAGGCCATCGTTCAGACATTGGTAAAGTACGGCTTCTGCTTCATCGAAAGCTCGGGTTTTGGTGATATGGTCGGTGACCAACTCAACGCCCCATAGAAGACCGATGCCGCGAACGTCACCAATGACAGGATATTTCTCTTTCATTTGCAGCAGTTGTTCACGAACGAATACGCTGTCTGCTTGCACTTTTTCAAGTAGATTTTCTTGCTCAATCACTTCCATGGTAGCCAGTGCCGCCGCGCAGCCGATAGGGCTTTTCTCATGGGTGTAATGACCCAGTGAAACTTGCGCTGCCGTGTTGTATTTGTCTTTAGTGACCATGGCTGCAATTGGAACCAAGCCGCCGCCAAAGCCTTTACCGATACATAAGATGTCAGGTTCGATATCAAACGCTTGGTGAGTGAACCATTCTCCACTGCGACCCATGCCATTTGGGATGTCATCAATGATCAACATGACGTTGTGTTTGTCACAGATCTCACGGATGCGTTTCCAGTAAGCCTTACTTGGTACTTGAACGTCTGTGTTACGAACCGCTTCGGCAATGAAGGCACCAATACCGCCTTCTTTTTCAATCACATACTCAAGGTAATCGGCATAGTGCACATCACATGCAGTTTCACTTTCACCGCCTGAGCTTTGCCCGCGAAGCGAAAAAGAGTCATCAAGCGGGAAAGCGCCACGATAAGAGACAGCTGGTGGGATACGTTCTACGCCAGCCATCAATGGTCCCATACCTTCACGAAAACAGGCTTCACCACCCACTGAAATTGCATCGAGTGACGCGCCGTGAAATGAATCCCACAATGAAACGACTTTGAAGTTGTTGGTGACATGTCTAGCCAGTTTGAGTGCCATACCAACAACTGAAGTACCACCTGGAGCAAACAACACGCGATTCAAATCACCACCGCAGATCTGTGTCAGCTTTTCTGCGCACTGAACGGCGGTTTCATTGGTAAATCGACGCGGTGAAAACGGCAATGACGCCATTTGTTGAGTCACTTTATCAATGATGTGTGGGTGGCCATAACCCAGCTGATGAACATTGTTACCGTGAAAGTCCATGTATTTCTTGCCCGTCGCATCTTGAATGTAGATGCCCTCTGCAGCTTCAAGTGTGTCTAGACAAGGCGTTGACATCGCTTGATGAAGAAATACGTCAGAGTCACGTTTTAACATCGCTTGAGTTGCATCATCGTTTAGCGACTCGTTCCATTTCTCACGCGCTGGCGTGGTGTTCACATCGCCTTCGCTTCGAAAGTGTGTCGTCTTTAGAACAGAATCTTGATTGGTCGTGGTCATTATTTGATGTCCCAGTACATAGCGTTTTTCACTGCGCCAATGAGGGCTTCAATATCAGAAGGGTAAACTTCACTGATGTTACCGATGCGGAAGCAGTCTGCGTTTGAAACCTTGCCCGGATAAATCACAAACCCTTGCTCTTTCAAACGGTCATAGAATTCCTTGAATTGGTAATCGCTATGAGTTGGAGAATAAAAAGAGGTGATAATCGGTGAATGAAGGTCATCACTGAGCAGTGGTTCAAAGCCAAGAGAACGCATACCTGCAACCAATGTGGTTTGGTTGGTTTGGTAGCGACTATGACGAGCTTCGATGCCACCTTCTTGCTCCAATTCAAGTAGAGCTTGGTAGAAAGCGCGCACTGTATGAGTCGGAGAGGTGAAGCGCCATTTACCATGGTTGCTTTCCATGCAGTGCCATTGGTCAAACAAATCAAGGCTTAATGAGCGAGCTTGGCCTTTACACTTCTCCAGATCTGATTG encodes the following:
- a CDS encoding OmpA family protein is translated as MKKLSKIMCAVIAASGFAAAPSIASTTYVGAKVGMGWLDSACVSGEKCEDDSVAGGIYGGYNFTDNIALELNADYLGDYDTSFNNNGTPKAYSDSIVAISLSPMYRLAIKQEFDIFFKAGPAYIMHDDEDDVVLALGIGAEKQLSDDWALRVEYQYFDDFDDKIIQDLNSNLVTVGLSYNFGTGNTTASAATVASAAAVTQAPSEPIAEPEAVVVEEETVVIKAQTESFSQGMFETNSTDLSTEGKTALTPLVEVLQTYPQSSVNVVGHTDSTGAAEYNMMISKKRAAAVAAYIEEQGIEAGRITATGEGEENPVATNDTAEGRAQNRRVDATIPSFEYQEEAKMEEVIVETAE
- the phnX gene encoding phosphonoacetaldehyde hydrolase, which codes for MNTTSPIQAVIFDWAGTIVDFGSFAPTSIFVEAFRQGFDFDIDLAEAREPMGIGKWDHIQAVGRIPAVDARWNAQFGRSMTSEDVDAIYAAFMPLQKAKVADHAAPILNAIEVVNNLKEKNIKIGSCSGYPREVMDVLIPAAADYGYLPDNVVATDDLPQGGRPAPFMALKNVIDLGVTNVAACVKVDDAAPGIDEGHNAGMWTVGLVLSGNEAGLTYQEYVDADEATLATAREKASVKLNKSNPHYLIDTIADLPRVIADIEKRLLEGERP
- a CDS encoding aspartate aminotransferase family protein, translating into MTTTNQDSVLKTTHFRSEGDVNTTPAREKWNESLNDDATQAMLKRDSDVFLHQAMSTPCLDTLEAAEGIYIQDATGKKYMDFHGNNVHQLGYGHPHIIDKVTQQMASLPFSPRRFTNETAVQCAEKLTQICGGDLNRVLFAPGGTSVVGMALKLARHVTNNFKVVSLWDSFHGASLDAISVGGEACFREGMGPLMAGVERIPPAVSYRGAFPLDDSFSLRGQSSGGESETACDVHYADYLEYVIEKEGGIGAFIAEAVRNTDVQVPSKAYWKRIREICDKHNVMLIIDDIPNGMGRSGEWFTHQAFDIEPDILCIGKGFGGGLVPIAAMVTKDKYNTAAQVSLGHYTHEKSPIGCAAALATMEVIEQENLLEKVQADSVFVREQLLQMKEKYPVIGDVRGIGLLWGVELVTDHITKTRAFDEAEAVLYQCLNDGLSFKVSQGNVIQLSPPLIISRSELEVALSVFEKAIAKVCKDFEYL